The Candidatus Pelagibacter sp. IMCC9063 genome has a window encoding:
- a CDS encoding NADP-dependent malic enzyme: MTTKNPIQKYTDKEALDFHIEGKPGKIEIISSKNLSTQRDLALAYSPGVAVPCVEIGKDPETAYDYTSKGNLVAVISNGTAILGLGDLGALASKPVMEGKSVLFKRFADIDSIDIEIDSKNADEIINVISKIAVTFGGINLEDIAAPDCFIIEQKLKELVDIPIFHDDQHGTAIITTAGLINALDISGKSIKDVKIVVNGAGASAQACTELFKNSGVPSENITMIDRKGVIFRGRTEGMDQWKSKHAIDTKNRTLAEAISGADVFLGLSAPNVLTKEMVKSMAKNPIIFACANPDPEIKPELVKEVRDDAIIATGRSDYPNQVNNLIGFPYIFRGALDVRAKEINEEMKVAAANAIAKLARDNVPDEVVSAYGGERPVYGREYIIPSTFDPRLITIIPMAVAKAAMDSGVARKPIEDFDKYENELAARLDQSMNFMRAINSKIKNKKKRVVFAEGEDSETLKAAVAFKNSGLGEPVLIANEEKLKDTFKSIGLDENYKIEISNSADKEKSEKYVKFLYEKLQRKGVLEADCNKLVKTDRTTWGSCMVSCGDADAMVTGNTRHYAATVEKLMQSVGPRKDELVFGLCVFIEQGKTIIVADTNVIEYPTSEQLAEMAISAARVAKLLGLDPKVAFLSHSTFGQPETDRTKRVSKAVEILKEKKVEFVFDGEMQPDVALNKKYQSAYSFSEVVGNANILLMPSIHAAAISIKLLKELSKGKVIGPLLTGLAQPIEVAPLRSTSHEILNLASIAAYSSETIKY; encoded by the coding sequence ATGACAACCAAGAACCCAATACAAAAGTATACAGATAAAGAAGCGTTAGATTTTCATATTGAAGGAAAACCTGGAAAAATAGAGATAATATCTTCAAAAAACCTTTCCACTCAAAGAGATTTGGCTCTTGCTTACTCTCCAGGAGTTGCTGTTCCTTGCGTTGAAATAGGAAAAGACCCTGAAACCGCTTATGATTATACAAGTAAAGGAAACCTAGTGGCCGTTATTAGCAATGGAACTGCTATCTTAGGACTTGGTGATTTAGGAGCTCTGGCATCAAAACCAGTAATGGAAGGTAAATCTGTTTTATTTAAAAGATTTGCAGATATCGATTCTATAGATATTGAGATTGATTCTAAAAACGCTGATGAAATTATTAATGTAATTTCTAAAATTGCAGTTACGTTCGGTGGAATTAATTTAGAAGATATAGCTGCCCCAGATTGTTTTATTATTGAACAAAAATTAAAAGAACTGGTTGATATTCCAATTTTTCATGATGACCAACATGGTACCGCCATTATTACCACTGCTGGCTTAATTAATGCATTAGACATTTCTGGAAAATCAATCAAAGATGTTAAGATTGTCGTAAATGGTGCTGGGGCTTCTGCCCAAGCGTGCACCGAGTTATTTAAAAATAGTGGTGTACCAAGTGAAAACATTACGATGATAGATCGTAAAGGGGTTATTTTTAGAGGAAGAACTGAAGGTATGGATCAGTGGAAATCAAAGCATGCAATCGACACCAAAAATAGAACTTTAGCAGAAGCTATCAGTGGTGCTGATGTTTTTTTAGGTTTGTCTGCTCCAAATGTTCTTACCAAAGAAATGGTTAAATCTATGGCAAAAAATCCAATTATTTTTGCTTGTGCCAATCCTGATCCCGAAATCAAACCAGAACTAGTGAAAGAAGTAAGAGACGATGCTATCATAGCAACAGGACGATCTGACTATCCTAATCAAGTGAATAATCTTATTGGATTCCCTTATATTTTTAGAGGAGCATTGGATGTTAGAGCTAAAGAAATAAATGAAGAAATGAAAGTGGCTGCTGCAAACGCTATTGCAAAGCTGGCTAGAGACAATGTTCCTGATGAAGTTGTTTCTGCTTATGGAGGAGAAAGGCCTGTATATGGAAGAGAGTATATTATTCCATCTACTTTTGATCCAAGATTAATAACTATAATACCCATGGCAGTTGCTAAAGCTGCAATGGATAGTGGCGTAGCAAGAAAGCCTATTGAGGATTTTGATAAATATGAAAATGAATTAGCTGCAAGACTAGATCAGTCGATGAATTTTATGAGAGCAATCAATTCTAAAATAAAAAATAAAAAGAAAAGAGTTGTGTTTGCAGAAGGAGAGGATTCTGAAACCTTAAAAGCAGCTGTTGCTTTTAAAAACAGTGGACTGGGAGAGCCAGTATTAATTGCTAATGAAGAAAAATTAAAAGATACTTTTAAAAGCATAGGCTTGGATGAAAATTATAAGATTGAAATTTCAAACTCCGCAGACAAAGAAAAGAGTGAAAAATATGTGAAATTTTTATATGAAAAACTTCAGAGAAAAGGCGTTTTAGAAGCTGATTGTAACAAGTTAGTAAAAACAGATCGAACTACCTGGGGATCTTGCATGGTTTCTTGTGGAGATGCAGATGCAATGGTGACTGGAAATACCAGGCACTATGCAGCTACTGTTGAAAAATTAATGCAATCTGTAGGGCCTAGAAAAGATGAGCTTGTTTTTGGCTTGTGCGTATTCATTGAGCAAGGAAAGACTATTATTGTAGCGGACACAAATGTGATTGAATATCCCACATCTGAACAACTAGCTGAAATGGCAATTTCAGCTGCTCGGGTTGCTAAATTATTAGGTTTAGATCCTAAGGTTGCTTTTTTATCTCACTCAACTTTTGGTCAGCCAGAGACAGATCGAACTAAAAGAGTCTCTAAGGCTGTTGAAATCTTAAAAGAAAAGAAAGTTGAATTTGTATTTGATGGAGAAATGCAGCCAGATGTGGCTCTTAATAAAAAATATCAGTCCGCCTATTCTTTTTCTGAAGTCGTAGGTAATGCAAATATCCTGTTGATGCCCTCAATACACGCAGCTGCTATTTCAATTAAGTTGCTGAAAGAATTGAGCAAAGGTAAGGTAATTGGACCTCTTTTGACAGGTTTAGCACAACCAATTGAAGTTGCTCCTTTACGGTCTACTAGTCATGAAATTTTAAATCTAGCTTCAATTGCTGCCTACTCTTCTGAAACAATTAAATATTAA
- the rdgB gene encoding RdgB/HAM1 family non-canonical purine NTP pyrophosphatase codes for MNKLKELKKISSILIATNNPGKFKELKELLPKHIKYFRPQDFKLKEPKETAKDFKGNARIKSLYCAKKSGLISISDDSGLEVEDLNGQPGIYSARWAGKLKNFSLAIEKIRKLLLKNKLSESKANFTCCISVGFPNGKSYEFLGKVFGKVTFPPKGKRGFGYDPIFVANKELKTFGQLPAKYKNSISHRYQAFKGVKKYFKFN; via the coding sequence GTGAATAAATTAAAAGAATTAAAAAAAATAAGTTCTATTCTCATTGCCACCAACAATCCTGGAAAATTCAAAGAGTTAAAGGAGTTATTGCCAAAACATATAAAATATTTTAGGCCACAGGATTTTAAATTAAAAGAGCCAAAAGAAACTGCAAAAGATTTTAAAGGCAATGCTAGAATAAAATCTTTATATTGTGCGAAAAAATCAGGATTAATTTCTATTTCAGATGATTCTGGACTAGAGGTTGAAGACCTTAATGGTCAGCCAGGTATATACTCAGCTCGATGGGCAGGAAAACTAAAAAACTTTTCTTTAGCTATTGAAAAAATCAGAAAACTTCTTTTAAAAAATAAATTATCAGAATCTAAAGCTAACTTTACTTGCTGTATTTCCGTAGGGTTTCCTAATGGTAAAAGCTATGAATTTCTGGGAAAAGTATTTGGAAAAGTAACCTTCCCCCCAAAAGGTAAGAGAGGGTTTGGATACGACCCTATTTTTGTTGCTAACAAAGAATTAAAAACATTTGGTCAATTGCCTGCGAAGTACAAAAATAGCATTTCTCACCGTTACCAAGCCTTCAAAGGTGTAAAAAAATACTTTAAATTTAATTAA
- the grpE gene encoding nucleotide exchange factor GrpE, producing MNTEEKKENLESLQEEDNTVETNSTPEEESNLEENGGETKEDLADSQEKKIAELNDKVLRLLAENQNVRKNQEKEKEDILKYGSFNFASQILNLTDNLDRAFSIFKNNEKFKDKEFIEITNGIELIEKELLSTLEKNSITYIDCLNKKFDPNFHQALSEIDSEKEPGTVVEEVQKGYMLHDRLLRPSLVNVAKSSKKEEKK from the coding sequence ATGAATACAGAAGAAAAAAAAGAAAATTTAGAATCTCTTCAAGAAGAAGATAATACCGTAGAGACAAATTCTACCCCAGAAGAGGAAAGTAACCTCGAAGAGAATGGTGGTGAGACTAAAGAAGATTTAGCCGATTCTCAAGAAAAAAAAATAGCAGAGCTCAATGATAAAGTTTTGAGACTATTGGCAGAAAATCAAAATGTAAGAAAAAACCAAGAAAAAGAAAAAGAGGATATTTTAAAGTACGGATCTTTTAACTTTGCCTCTCAAATTCTAAATCTTACAGATAATTTAGATAGAGCTTTTTCAATATTTAAAAATAATGAAAAATTTAAAGATAAAGAATTTATTGAAATAACAAATGGTATAGAATTAATTGAAAAGGAATTATTAAGCACTTTGGAAAAGAATAGCATTACATACATTGATTGTTTGAATAAAAAATTTGACCCAAATTTTCATCAAGCACTTAGTGAGATTGATAGTGAAAAAGAACCCGGTACTGTTGTTGAAGAAGTTCAAAAAGGATACATGCTACATGATCGTCTTTTGAGACCTTCGTTAGTAAATGTAGCAAAATCAAGTAAAAAAGAAGAAAAAAAATAG
- the rph gene encoding ribonuclease PH — protein sequence MRNDRKNLELRKIEITTDFIKNADASCLIKSGDTHVVCTASIEEKVPRWLKGSGKGWVTAEYGMLPRSTHERMRRESSVGKVGGRTSEIQRLIGRSLRASMNLKLLGEYLITIDCDVLQADGGTRTASITGGFVALKKCIDLMIKRKQINHNPIKSYVAAISCGIVNGEFLMDLDYEEDSQADVDSNYVMNDKGDIIELQLTGEQTTCSEEEFMKMLRHSKSSIAEIITLQKKALSE from the coding sequence ATGAGAAATGATAGAAAAAATTTAGAATTAAGAAAAATAGAAATAACTACTGATTTTATAAAAAATGCTGATGCTTCTTGTTTAATTAAGTCAGGAGATACCCATGTAGTTTGTACAGCATCCATTGAAGAAAAAGTTCCAAGATGGCTTAAAGGATCAGGAAAAGGGTGGGTTACAGCTGAATACGGAATGTTACCAAGATCTACACACGAAAGAATGAGAAGAGAATCGTCAGTAGGCAAAGTGGGCGGAAGAACATCTGAAATTCAAAGACTAATTGGAAGATCTTTAAGAGCATCTATGAATCTTAAGCTGTTAGGAGAATACCTTATCACAATCGATTGCGATGTTTTGCAAGCAGACGGCGGAACTAGAACTGCTTCAATTACAGGTGGGTTTGTTGCATTAAAAAAATGCATAGACTTAATGATCAAAAGAAAGCAAATTAATCACAATCCTATCAAAAGTTATGTTGCAGCAATTAGTTGTGGAATAGTAAATGGAGAGTTTTTAATGGACTTGGATTATGAAGAAGACAGTCAAGCCGATGTAGATTCAAACTATGTCATGAACGATAAAGGCGATATCATCGAACTGCAATTGACTGGTGAGCAAACAACCTGCTCTGAGGAAGAGTTCATGAAAATGCTTCGACATTCCAAATCATCCATAGCTGAAATTATTACACTGCAAAAAAAAGCTTTAAGTGAATAA
- the rsmI gene encoding 16S rRNA (cytidine(1402)-2'-O)-methyltransferase: MSENKKNNHLDPGLYVVSTPIGNLSDITLRALDVLKQSDYVLCEDTRHSLKLLNFYKIKKKLVSFHKFNETKKCKEIFDDIEGGKIISLISDAGTPLISDPGEFLVKLAREKKIKVLPIPGPSAVTAAISVAGFSSKFFFFGFLSKKTKERTKELESLCKVASSIVLYLPARDLKKSLEDFKIYFENRMIFIAREITKLHETYLSGTAEELLENIGANDHKGEITVVISDKSVDLEKAEDINLEYEINLLINKMSSKDMAEYLAKKLKISKKIIYQNILDLEK, from the coding sequence ATGTCGGAAAACAAAAAAAACAATCATCTTGATCCTGGACTTTATGTTGTTTCCACCCCGATTGGCAATTTGTCAGATATAACATTGCGGGCACTTGATGTTTTAAAGCAGTCTGATTACGTTCTATGTGAAGATACCAGACATTCTTTGAAACTATTAAATTTTTACAAAATTAAAAAAAAACTTGTTTCGTTTCATAAATTTAATGAAACAAAAAAATGTAAAGAAATTTTTGATGATATAGAAGGGGGGAAAATTATATCCCTAATATCAGATGCTGGAACGCCTTTGATCTCTGATCCTGGCGAGTTTTTAGTAAAATTAGCTAGAGAAAAAAAAATTAAAGTACTTCCTATACCAGGACCATCGGCTGTCACAGCTGCAATTTCTGTAGCAGGCTTTAGCTCAAAATTTTTTTTCTTTGGATTTCTATCTAAAAAAACAAAAGAAAGAACGAAAGAGTTAGAATCTCTTTGTAAGGTAGCTAGCTCCATTGTTTTGTATTTGCCAGCTAGAGATCTTAAGAAATCACTAGAGGATTTTAAAATTTATTTTGAGAATCGAATGATATTTATAGCAAGAGAGATTACTAAATTGCACGAAACATATTTATCAGGAACAGCCGAAGAATTATTGGAAAATATAGGAGCAAACGACCATAAGGGTGAGATAACAGTTGTGATTAGTGACAAATCAGTAGATCTTGAAAAAGCAGAGGATATTAATCTTGAATATGAAATTAATCTTTTAATTAATAAAATGTCATCCAAAGATATGGCCGAGTATCTTGCTAAAAAGTTAAAAATAAGTAAAAAAATAATTTATCAAAATATATTAGATCTAGAAAAATGA
- a CDS encoding BON domain-containing protein, translating into MKKIVSILFILLTLSGCVGVSSQGVLGTGVNIFLDPRTLGTQIDDSIMQKSFLIRVSQIDKKYVLSVSSKVVDGHIYLTGTVGSVDEKILLTKIAWKTEGARSVKNNIKVKDKFSLKNSAKDLLITSQLKVALLSNKQVSMANYQINTVNQIIFIFGIAKSESEKREVINEAKTIQDVKNIDASIFLVSELSKNKK; encoded by the coding sequence ATGAAAAAAATAGTTTCTATCCTTTTTATTCTTTTGACTCTTAGTGGATGCGTAGGAGTTAGCTCTCAGGGAGTTTTGGGAACGGGTGTTAATATTTTTCTTGATCCAAGAACATTAGGGACTCAAATAGACGATTCTATAATGCAAAAATCTTTCTTAATTAGAGTTAGTCAAATAGATAAAAAATATGTTTTGTCAGTTTCCTCTAAAGTGGTTGATGGTCATATTTATTTAACCGGAACAGTTGGTTCTGTAGATGAAAAAATTTTATTAACCAAGATTGCCTGGAAAACAGAAGGAGCAAGATCGGTTAAAAATAATATTAAAGTGAAAGATAAGTTTTCATTAAAAAATTCCGCAAAAGACTTGTTAATTACCTCACAATTAAAAGTCGCCTTACTTTCTAACAAACAAGTAAGTATGGCCAACTATCAAATTAATACTGTTAATCAAATCATTTTTATTTTTGGTATTGCTAAAAGTGAATCTGAGAAAAGAGAGGTGATTAATGAAGCAAAAACTATTCAGGACGTGAAAAATATTGATGCAAGTATTTTTTTAGTTAGTGAGCTGTCTAAAAACAAAAAATAA
- the dnaK gene encoding molecular chaperone DnaK: MSKIIGIDLGTTNSCVAVMDGSTPKVLENLEGARTTPSVVAFTDSEEKLVGTSAKRQGVTNAENTFFAVKRLIGRKFDGDAVKKDIQGLPYKIIKADNGDAWVESRGKKYSPSQISAFVLQKMKETAEKYLGSEVKEAVITVPAYFNDSQRQATKDAGKIAGLEVKRIINEPTAAALAYGLDKKNAKTVAVYDLGGGTFDVSILELGDGVFEVKSTNGDTTLGGEDFDAHIVDYLADEFKKDNAIDLKQDKLALQRLREAAEKAKIELSSATQTEINLPFITADKSGPKHLNLKLTRSKLESIVSELIKKTIAPCKTALKDAGLSAGEIGEIILVGGMTRMPKVAETVKNFFGKEPNKSVNPDEVVAMGAAIQAGVLQGDVKDVLLLDVTPLSLGIETLGGVSTKLIEKNTTIPTKKSQVFSTAENNQPAVSIRVVQGEREMAADNKSLGNFELTGIAPAPRGIPQIEVTFDIDANGIVNVSAKDKGTGKEQKIQIQASGGLSDEEIEKMVKDAEVNKEEDKKKREEIDAKNSADSLVASTEQSLKEHGDKVSAEDKKTIETDLQSLKDAIKSENVEDIKTKTQTLMQSSMKMGEAIYKAQQAKPEGGAEGAKASDGEKKEDVVDAEFEEVKDSKEEEKEDKKDSA, from the coding sequence ATGTCAAAAATTATAGGAATTGATTTAGGAACAACAAATTCATGTGTTGCCGTTATGGACGGATCAACACCAAAAGTATTAGAAAATTTAGAAGGTGCAAGGACGACACCGTCAGTGGTAGCCTTTACTGATAGCGAAGAAAAATTAGTTGGTACATCTGCTAAACGACAGGGTGTTACTAACGCTGAAAATACTTTTTTTGCAGTTAAAAGATTAATTGGAAGAAAATTTGATGGAGATGCTGTCAAAAAAGATATTCAAGGACTTCCTTACAAAATTATTAAAGCAGACAATGGAGACGCTTGGGTAGAATCTAGAGGGAAAAAATATTCTCCAAGTCAAATTTCAGCTTTTGTTTTACAAAAAATGAAAGAGACTGCTGAAAAGTATTTAGGATCAGAAGTTAAAGAAGCTGTAATTACAGTTCCTGCTTACTTTAATGACTCGCAAAGACAGGCAACTAAAGATGCAGGTAAAATTGCAGGACTAGAAGTAAAAAGAATTATTAACGAGCCGACTGCTGCTGCGCTAGCTTATGGCTTAGATAAAAAAAATGCGAAGACGGTTGCTGTATATGATTTAGGTGGTGGAACATTTGATGTATCAATCCTAGAATTAGGAGATGGTGTATTTGAAGTTAAATCAACTAATGGAGATACGACACTTGGTGGTGAAGACTTTGATGCTCATATCGTAGACTACCTTGCAGATGAATTTAAAAAAGACAATGCTATTGATTTAAAACAAGATAAATTAGCATTACAAAGGCTGAGAGAAGCTGCAGAAAAAGCTAAAATAGAATTGTCTTCTGCAACACAAACAGAAATTAATCTACCTTTTATTACTGCAGACAAAAGCGGTCCAAAACATTTAAATCTTAAATTAACAAGATCTAAATTAGAATCTATCGTTTCAGAATTAATTAAAAAAACTATTGCTCCTTGCAAGACTGCATTAAAAGATGCTGGGTTAAGCGCAGGAGAAATTGGAGAAATAATTCTTGTTGGTGGAATGACAAGAATGCCAAAAGTTGCTGAAACTGTTAAAAACTTTTTTGGAAAAGAGCCTAATAAAAGCGTGAACCCTGATGAAGTAGTAGCTATGGGTGCTGCTATTCAAGCTGGAGTTCTTCAAGGAGATGTTAAGGACGTTTTGTTATTAGATGTAACTCCTCTATCATTAGGAATTGAGACTTTGGGTGGTGTATCTACAAAATTGATTGAAAAAAATACAACAATACCAACTAAAAAAAGTCAGGTATTCTCAACTGCAGAAAATAACCAACCCGCTGTTTCTATTAGAGTGGTTCAGGGTGAAAGAGAGATGGCTGCGGATAATAAGTCTCTTGGTAATTTTGAATTAACAGGAATAGCGCCTGCACCTAGAGGCATACCTCAAATCGAAGTTACTTTTGATATTGATGCTAACGGTATTGTCAACGTATCTGCAAAAGATAAAGGAACTGGAAAAGAACAAAAAATCCAAATCCAAGCTTCCGGTGGTCTAAGTGATGAAGAAATTGAAAAAATGGTTAAAGACGCCGAAGTAAATAAAGAAGAAGATAAAAAGAAGCGAGAAGAAATTGACGCTAAAAACAGCGCTGATAGCTTGGTAGCTTCGACCGAACAAAGCTTAAAAGAGCATGGAGACAAAGTATCTGCTGAAGATAAAAAGACAATCGAGACAGATCTTCAATCTTTAAAGGATGCAATTAAGTCTGAGAATGTTGAAGATATAAAAACAAAAACGCAGACTTTAATGCAATCTTCCATGAAAATGGGTGAAGCAATTTATAAAGCTCAGCAAGCAAAACCTGAAGGTGGAGCTGAAGGAGCAAAAGCATCTGATGGTGAAAAAAAAGAAGATGTAGTCGATGCAGAATTTGAAGAAGTAAAAGATTCAAAGGAAGAAGAAAAAGAAGACAAAAAAGATAGTGCTTAA
- the dnaJ gene encoding molecular chaperone DnaJ codes for MAKADYYDTLGVSKNASKEEIKSAYRKQAMKFHPDKNPGNESAESKFKEASEAYQVLSDSQKKSNYDQFGHAAFENGGGGGGAGFGDFGGFDSGSFSNIFDDFFGDFTGGGRRRGSRSKRGSDLKINIEVTLEEAYQGKKQTFEVPTSEKCSDCSGSGAASGSKPITCSTCDGHGQVRAQQGFFTLQQTCPDCSGEGKTISNPCKGCRGSGAKKINKTLSIQIPKGVDDGTQMRLAGKGEAGPRGGTQGDLYVYISLKNHPIFKRSEENLYFELPISVADASLGTTIEVPTIDGSRSKVKIPSGTQSGKQLRLKDKGMPQLRGSGFGDLYLQIKVEVPVNLNKEQKILLEKFKELEDSKNNPENESFFKKAKSFWSNLS; via the coding sequence ATGGCCAAAGCTGACTATTACGACACATTAGGAGTATCTAAAAATGCTTCTAAAGAAGAGATAAAGTCTGCTTATCGAAAGCAAGCAATGAAGTTTCACCCGGATAAAAATCCAGGTAACGAATCCGCTGAATCAAAATTTAAAGAAGCATCTGAAGCTTATCAAGTGCTTTCAGATTCTCAAAAAAAATCTAACTATGATCAGTTCGGTCATGCTGCTTTTGAAAATGGTGGGGGAGGTGGTGGTGCAGGATTTGGAGATTTTGGTGGTTTTGACTCAGGTTCCTTTTCGAATATTTTTGATGATTTTTTTGGTGATTTTACTGGTGGTGGGAGAAGAAGGGGCTCAAGATCTAAAAGAGGATCAGATTTAAAAATTAACATTGAAGTCACCTTAGAAGAGGCTTACCAAGGGAAAAAGCAAACTTTCGAAGTTCCAACGTCTGAAAAATGTTCAGATTGTTCTGGAAGCGGTGCTGCGTCAGGATCAAAACCCATTACATGTTCTACTTGCGATGGTCATGGTCAAGTACGAGCTCAACAAGGATTTTTTACATTACAACAAACTTGTCCCGACTGTTCAGGGGAAGGGAAAACTATCTCTAATCCTTGTAAGGGGTGTCGAGGGAGTGGAGCTAAAAAAATTAATAAAACACTTTCTATTCAAATTCCTAAAGGGGTAGATGATGGGACACAAATGCGACTTGCTGGAAAAGGAGAGGCTGGTCCACGCGGTGGAACTCAGGGAGATTTGTATGTTTATATATCATTAAAAAATCATCCTATTTTTAAAAGGTCTGAGGAAAATTTATATTTTGAACTTCCCATTTCTGTAGCGGACGCGTCCCTTGGTACTACAATTGAAGTTCCCACTATTGATGGTTCTCGATCTAAAGTTAAAATTCCCTCAGGAACACAGTCTGGTAAACAGCTGAGGCTTAAAGATAAAGGAATGCCACAACTGAGAGGTAGTGGTTTTGGAGATCTGTATTTACAAATTAAAGTTGAGGTGCCAGTAAATCTTAATAAAGAACAAAAAATATTACTTGAAAAGTTTAAAGAACTAGAAGATTCTAAAAATAACCCTGAAAATGAATCTTTCTTTAAAAAGGCAAAAAGTTTTTGGAGCAATTTAAGTTAA
- a CDS encoding receptor produces the protein MKKIFFKFFLLFSTLLSLGFAAESKNQELRIGTILPLTGDYQEIGNSVLKTFELTLFELPNVNVTLIPFDNQSSKGGTKFAFQELQSQKIDIILGPIFEENLQSIINVDNFSKYTFVSLSNNISNLPENVISFGINVNSQILAFKKKLSEKKKDTIFFGDETSFTQMVLKKMELQQIKFGKKYRYQSFKEISPKVRDATSYDWRHKKLLDQIKILKNSEDLKDIKKLKILEQLDTLDGVSYEQVFIPAFDNELISVVSFFDYYDVNYNNVEFVTLNQWFNKTILIEPSLQNIIFPSISYKNFQELNAKFRDNYNKEISNIEIIAYDTIPLLVSIWNEKKDKIFTIQDFRNKEFKGKVGIFKINQYNFAEHKLDLYQVKKGAFKKIN, from the coding sequence ATGAAAAAAATTTTTTTTAAATTTTTTTTACTTTTTTCTACGCTACTAAGCTTGGGATTTGCGGCAGAAAGTAAAAATCAAGAATTGAGAATAGGTACCATTTTACCTCTTACTGGTGATTACCAAGAAATAGGTAATAGCGTATTAAAAACTTTTGAACTCACTTTATTTGAACTTCCAAATGTTAATGTAACTCTCATTCCATTTGATAACCAAAGCAGTAAAGGTGGGACAAAGTTTGCCTTTCAAGAGCTACAATCTCAAAAAATTGACATTATTTTAGGCCCTATATTTGAAGAAAATTTACAATCTATAATTAATGTAGATAATTTTTCTAAATATACATTCGTTTCATTAAGTAATAATATCTCAAATTTACCAGAAAATGTAATATCATTTGGAATTAATGTTAATAGCCAAATTCTTGCTTTTAAAAAAAAACTAAGTGAGAAAAAAAAAGATACCATTTTTTTTGGAGATGAAACAAGTTTTACCCAAATGGTTTTAAAAAAGATGGAACTACAACAAATAAAGTTTGGAAAAAAATATCGTTACCAATCCTTTAAAGAAATAAGTCCAAAAGTAAGGGATGCCACTTCTTATGATTGGAGACATAAAAAATTATTAGATCAAATTAAAATTCTAAAAAACTCAGAGGATCTCAAAGATATTAAGAAGTTAAAAATACTTGAACAGCTAGATACTCTGGATGGAGTCAGCTACGAGCAAGTATTTATACCAGCTTTTGACAATGAGCTAATTAGTGTAGTTTCTTTTTTTGATTACTATGATGTCAATTATAACAATGTTGAATTTGTAACTTTAAATCAATGGTTTAATAAAACAATTTTAATAGAACCTTCTTTGCAAAATATTATTTTTCCTTCTATTAGTTATAAAAATTTTCAAGAGTTGAATGCAAAATTTAGAGATAATTATAACAAAGAAATTTCTAATATTGAAATTATAGCCTATGACACCATCCCTCTCTTAGTCTCTATTTGGAATGAGAAAAAAGATAAAATTTTTACAATACAAGATTTTAGAAACAAAGAATTCAAGGGAAAGGTTGGTATTTTTAAAATTAATCAATACAACTTTGCTGAACACAAGTTAGATTTATACCAAGTTAAAAAAGGTGCATTTAAGAAAATTAATTAA